The following proteins are co-located in the Pseudostreptobacillus hongkongensis genome:
- a CDS encoding ORF6N domain-containing protein, whose protein sequence is MTEEKNLTIVDNKEIQNMIYTIRSRQVMIDSDLAYLYNVETKVLNQAVKRNLNRFPEHFRFQLTEEEYENLRSQFVTSSEVNTHGGRRYMPYVFTEQGIAMLSAVLKSDVAVKVSIKIMNSFVEMRNFLLSNKEMFSRLDRVELKQLETDKKLEEVFNYIASNIEVKQNIFFDGQIYDAFSFIVGLIQKAKKEIILIDNYVDINTLNILCKKNKNVKIKIYTSGKGNLTTKDINKFNAQYEELTVKINTDFHDRFLIIDRVEVYHIGASIKDAGKKSFGITKIEDKDLVKSLINKVR, encoded by the coding sequence ATGACAGAAGAGAAAAATCTTACGATTGTTGATAATAAAGAAATACAGAATATGATTTATACCATTAGAAGTAGGCAAGTAATGATAGATAGTGATTTAGCGTATCTTTATAATGTTGAAACTAAAGTGTTGAATCAAGCAGTAAAAAGAAATTTAAATAGATTCCCAGAACATTTTCGTTTTCAATTAACGGAAGAAGAATATGAAAACTTGAGGTCACAATTTGTTACCTCAAGTGAAGTCAATACTCATGGTGGTAGAAGATATATGCCATATGTATTTACAGAACAAGGTATCGCTATGCTTTCTGCTGTGCTTAAAAGTGATGTAGCTGTCAAAGTTAGTATTAAAATTATGAATAGCTTTGTGGAGATGAGAAACTTTTTGCTTTCTAACAAAGAGATGTTTTCTCGTCTTGATAGGGTTGAGTTAAAACAATTAGAAACAGATAAGAAACTGGAGGAAGTATTCAACTATATAGCTAGCAATATTGAGGTTAAGCAAAATATCTTTTTCGATGGGCAAATTTATGATGCTTTTAGCTTTATCGTAGGTCTTATCCAGAAAGCTAAAAAAGAAATAATCTTGATTGATAATTATGTGGATATCAATACCTTAAATATTCTGTGTAAGAAAAATAAAAATGTAAAAATTAAAATTTATACTTCCGGAAAAGGAAATTTAACAACAAAAGATATCAATAAATTTAATGCACAATATGAAGAATTAACTGTAAAAATAAATACAGATTTTCATGATAGATTTTTAATTATAGATAGAGTAGAAGTTTATCATATTGGAGCATCTATCAAAGATGCTGGGAAAAAGAGTTTTGGAATTACAAAGATAGAAGATAAGGACTTAGTTAAGAGTCTTATAAATAAAGTGAGGTAG
- a CDS encoding ADP-ribosylglycohydrolase family protein, with translation MLGAIIGDIVGSRFEWNNHRNKEFDLFTTECFPTDDSIMTLSVAKAILESKEDFSDLSEKTENFMQKIGRNYPYCGYGGNFFYWIFSNDPKPYNSYGNGAAMRVSAVGFVANSLEEVKSLSRKVTEITHNHPEGIKGAEATAMAIYLAKIGKDISEIRDFITKNYYTLDFTLDEIRDTYEFNETSQNTVPQALQAFFESTNFEDAIRNSISIGGDSDTLAAICGGIAEAYYGIPDNIRKQAINFLDEDLLKILIEFENKYK, from the coding sequence ATGTTAGGAGCAATAATTGGAGATATTGTTGGTTCAAGATTTGAGTGGAATAATCATAGAAATAAAGAATTTGATTTATTTACTACTGAATGTTTTCCAACAGATGATAGTATTATGACTTTATCTGTTGCAAAAGCTATATTGGAAAGTAAAGAAGATTTTAGTGATTTATCTGAAAAAACTGAAAATTTCATGCAAAAAATAGGAAGAAATTATCCATATTGTGGATATGGGGGCAACTTTTTTTATTGGATATTTTCAAATGATCCTAAACCATATAATAGTTATGGTAATGGAGCAGCTATGAGAGTTAGCGCTGTTGGATTTGTTGCTAATAGTTTAGAAGAAGTAAAAAGTCTTTCAAGAAAGGTAACTGAAATTACTCATAATCATCCAGAAGGAATAAAAGGAGCTGAAGCTACAGCAATGGCGATTTATTTAGCTAAAATTGGAAAAGATATTTCTGAAATAAGGGATTTTATTACAAAAAATTATTACACTTTGGATTTTACTTTAGATGAAATTAGAGATACTTACGAATTTAATGAAACTTCTCAAAATACTGTACCTCAGGCATTACAAGCGTTTTTTGAATCAACTAATTTTGAAGATGCAATAAGAAATTCAATATCAATAGGTGGTGATAGTGACACACTAGCTGCTATTTGTGGTGGAATTGCTGAAGCCTATTATGGAATACCAGATAATATTAGAAAACAAGCTATAAATTTTCTTGATGAAGATTTATTGAAAATTTTAATTGAGTTTGAAAATAAATACAAATAA